TTACAGTAGTTCTCATGGTCAGCAGTAACTTAGGTGATAGAGCCTGGGAGTTGGATCCGTAGTTCCCTGGTGTCCCTTGCATCATCCACTCTGTTACGGTGTTACGTTACCCGAGTTAATACTTCAGAGAATGTGCCACCTTCAGAGGGTTTCAGGAACTTCTTAGTGCCTTTGGATGAAGGAGAGGATGCTGAGCCCTGCTGTTTTGCTCAGGCCTGTGGTGTCTAAAAGCCAACTGACCTGGTCAGTGCTAGTCTGATGCTTTCAGACTTCAGATTTCAGGGAGAATCATGCTTTGACGTGTGTGCCTTGCTTTCCCTGTCGATAGAAGGGAGCTGATCTTTGCCTCTATCAGAGTGGATTAATCACTCCCTCCACGGTGTTTTATGAGCTTGTGAAAAGAATTGGCAAGTGAATAAGaccttgtttttccttccatgcAGTGAGCAGAGAAGCCTGTTGGAGAAGTGTGCAGCCACCGCCCTGAGCTCTAAGCTAATCTCCCAGAGCAAGGAGTTTTTCTCCAAGATGGTCGTAGATGCTGTCATGATGTTAGATGACTTGTTACAACTCAAAATGATTGGGATAAAGAAGGTGCAAGGAGGTGCTTTGGAAGTAAGTTCTGTCGGAGTCTGTCCTGAAAGGATAGGAGACAGCGATCACAGCTCCTTTGGTGGGTTGACTCTAgcagaaatgcagcctggctcGGTAATGCCTGTTTAGGAATTACCAAAGCGCAACAAAGCTGTTGATGTGAGGAAAAAGCTTAGCGAGTAGGGCTGGATTTCTTTTCTGTAGGTAGAGAATATGGTTTTCTTGAGCCAAATACACTCTTATCTCGCTGTCCTCTGCAGCGAATGTTGTTACTGATGCAAATTCCATTTATATCTCTGCAAATAATGAAATAtagttgggtgtttttttttttttgtgggaagtcTTTGTTACTTCTGGAACCAAAAGCCATACAGTCCTGATTGTATGCATGAGTACTGGGTtggggaaaaatgcaaagaaaacgTGAAGGAGCTGATCTAGTGGTGGGCAGGGCAGATGAGCTGTGTGGTTTATACCACAGTGCTGGAATACCTGTCGTGTACAGGACTGCATGCGGGTACCTGGTGGGGAGTTGATCTTGGTTTGTGGGACAGCTGGTGTGTCCGTGCTCTTTCCTGCCTCTGTCCTGTGTGGGTTTGGCCCCGGGACCCTTCCCTTTGCTTGGGACCCTTCCACTGAAAAGTAAAGCCCGCCACAGTCTCTGTGAATTATTATTCTGTGGCTGTTACTGTCTGTAAACACTCTGCATGAGCGTTTTTGTTGAGAAGAGACATTATAATTATGCCATTGTTTTGCCCAGACAACTAATTTAGTGAATTAGGAATGTTTCAGCATCTGTTTTTGTGGTGTCTGGGCCTGCTGGTATTCTGAGGCTTGCAGAAATTGGTCCCCTGGGGAGGGTCGTGTCTTCTGTTCTGGATAAAAGCGGCTCTCCCTACTCCACATCGTTTGGCCCTTGTATTCCGCTGTCAGACTCCTTGGAGACCTGTACAAGGATGGGGCAAATAATGTAGCTACTTTTCAGGGTTGGCTTGTGAGAGATCCTGGGTCATCTCACCCTGTCAGCTAGAGCAGAGAAAGTCTGTGTTTGTCCTAGCTTAGGAGGGACAGGGATCCTCTGGGCTTCAGTGGCTGGGCAGAGCCAAGTCTGCAGTGTGTGGTTAGATACTCATGGAGTAGGAGATTTAGATGCTGATTTCTCTCCCAGCCATGAAGTCAAGAAGTTCACTTCAGGGGACAGTGTTGGGCAGGGCAGTCCTGCTGCAAAACAATCCCGGAGGTGGTGATGGAGCTTGGAAAAACAAACCGGGGCAACAAAACCCCCGAGTGTGGGGCTGCGGGTGAGAAGTATCCATCTTCAAAGGGTAGAAATGGGAAAGACATCAGAGAGAGAACAGATGCTCCATCCCTTGATGTTCAGATTGTGTATAGCATCTTTCGCTGCGGTGTGTTGAGGGGTAGAAAGGAAGTGATAGAAGCTGGTTTtatgaagagagaagaaaataatttgctgcttATTTTCTCTAAAAGTGGGTTAATCAAAGGAGACAGCTGTTGGTGAACGCTTTGTAAATGAGGACTCTGAAAGCAGGGAGTCACCTGTGGGAGTTATTAACCCTGCTGAGAAAACCTTGGGAGGCTGAGCCTAACACAAATCCCTGTCTTCAAGGACTCTCAGCTGGTGGCCGGAGTTGCCTTTAAGAAGACGTTCTCTTACGCTGGGTTTGAAATGCAGCCCAAGAAGTATCAGTCTCCCAAGATCGCCTTGCTGAACGTGGAGCTGGAGCTCAAAGCCGAGAAGGACAATGCCGAAGTCAGAGTAAACACGGTGGAGGTAAGAGCCAAAAGGGGAGCCTGTCCCGCTTCCTCATGCCTGCAAGAAGTGGTGGCTGCTTGAGAGCCAGTGGGATAAATGGGATTGCCATTTATCTGCACATCCTTCCCCCGCCCCTGAAAATAGCTGGTGGGTTATGCTGCCTCGTTTGGGAGAAGTGTATGGCAGACTTTGAATTACAGCAGGTTTAGGGCATGTTTCTGCTCAGTCATTGTCCCTCAGCTATGCCGTGATAAGTCGTCAGCTGTGTGGTGACTTCTTTATGCCTAACAAGTGGCCTTCCAGGGAAAGCTTATTAAGCAGTGCTTTAAATGCTGGGAAAGCCTCTGCATATTTAAGCAGACAAGGTAGCCATTTGGACAGTAGTTCTCTTTCCGTCTTGTCAGAATACCTTTATGAAACAGGGTCATTCTCTGACACCTTCTTGGAAAGTACCGCAATGTTGCGTGCATTTGGTTCCTGCATAATTGTGATATCTAAAGATCTCTGGGTGCTTTGCTTTTGGGGTCTTGGACTGTGATCTCAGTAATTGTTTCCTTAAAGTTCCCTTCTCTGCCATGGTGAACATGATGGTCTCTTCTGTTGTAGTCAGCTGCTGCGTGCTGTTGTAAGCTTTCCCAGCTGTCCGTGGCTGTGTTTCACTGACAGTTAGAACACGGCAGGCTTCTGTGTATGGCTTGTCGAGCCTGGGCATGCTGGTAAAGTATGAGGTTTCTCAGGATCCGTTTTTCCTCTGTGATAGATGCTGTAAGTCTCTCCACCCCAACATCCATGCACAGTTCTGTAAACACCTCTCAGACATGGGTAtaatcccttcttcctccttgtgcTTTCTCTCTTGAGCGGTCACTGCCTCTCTGTCAGTTCATCCAGTCCCTTTATTGACTCAGTTCTGCTGCTGGAAGCATTTTAACAGACATGGCTCTTTGGCATAAAATAGTGACCTAAAATCACCTATGAGTCTTGGAAAGCGGTTGTCTGCCAGGGCTGCGCAGAGCGGTgtcactgctgcttttgtttgagAAGAGCTCTCCCTTCGCAGGCGCTGCGGGATGGCATCTGCAGCCCTTTAACGCGAGTGCTTGTCCCTTTCTCTCTCGTCCCTCCTAGGACTACCAGGCCATTGTGGATGCCGAGTGGAACATCTTGTATGACAAGCTAGACAAAATCCACAAGTCGGGAGCCAAAGTTGTCCTGTCCAAACTTCCTATCGGTGATGTGGCTACTCAGTACTTTGCGGATAGAGACATGTTTTGTGCTGGCCGTGTCCCGGAAGAAGATCTCAAGCGAACTATGATGGTGAGCTGCCTTGTTTCAGAATACAGACTTGTGATTTAGTTTTAGCAGTGCCAGGCTGGTCATTCCCAAAACAGGGCAGCAATCGGTGACTGAACACACTGTTCCttagaaagatttaaaattaaaatcgcATAATTTTTTTTGCCAATGTGGCTGTTATGTAAAGTTGCCGTATACTGACAAAGCTGTTTGATGGAATGGACAATCACGTGCTCATCGCATCTgcactgcttttttctttctctgatgttGTCGTATATTAGGGTCTGTACATTGCCTCAGTAGAGGTTTATTTTCCCTAGTTCTTGCCTGTTTCATCAtgagtggtttttttcctaagctttCTTTGTGTAACTGCTGGACTTTAGAGCCTGTGAGTCAGCACTTAGAAGAAGCATAATCCTATCTTGCTGTCGAGGATTACTTCTGATGTTGGTAGCTTGCCTAGATGCATGAGATGGGAGGAAAGTAGAAGGGTTTTTTCCTGAATCTGGCCTGCAGGGTAGTTTTGCATCAGCTAAAAGGCTAGGCTGTCTCTGAAGAGTGGGAACCTGCTGAGCAAACTTGTCTTGTTCATCAGTGTTGGTAACGCTGCGCTTTATCGCCTTTCCATGCAGGCCTGCGGCGGTTCCATTCAGACTAGTGTCAATGCCCTGTCGGATGATGTTCTGGGCCGATGCGAACTCTTTGAGGAGACTCAGATTGGAGGAGAGAGGTAACTACACCAGCCGTGAACCTGTAGTCCTGTGTAAACACTAATATTAGTTCGAGAAGTTAGGGTCTAAGCGTTGGCAGGTTTGAGCATCTCTCAAGGTGATGGTGTGAAAACAAGATTGCattattgctgctttttatggggctgagggagggggcaGGAGTAAGCTTTCACCTAAATCTTACCTcttttatatgcttttaaaaatatatatttaatcccCAGTGCCTTGTAGAAAGCATAGTGGTGTTCTTTCATTCATAACTTAAAAGCAGCACATTTTGGGGTTGATTGTGGCATTCCTCTGATACCCCACAGTGATACTTTACTATCAGTGCAAAGGAAGCTGGGTACTATATAACGGGGAGCTTCACATTGCTAGAGGAGAAATCCCCTTTGGGGCTGTCTGCTAACATCTGCTGTGTTCTGCCAAGTGAAAATGAGAGCACTGGTTTAGCGCAAAGTCCTAGCAACAGGAAGAGAGTGCATTTTCCTGGGTCAGCTTGAATTTCACTTGTATATTGCCTGGCTCTGCTCCTTCTTAGCTCAAGATCTGATAGGGGCACTGCGTAGGGCGAAACAGCTTCAGTCATGCATCTGGCTCGTGAAGAACTCTGCTCCCATACTGTCGTATCGGTGCAAAGCctgtccagcagcagcactgcttctCCGTCACCCTAACCCTTCCTGTGTTGTGCCGTTGGCAGGTATAACTTCTTCACAGGCTGCCCGAAGGCAAAGACTTGCACGATAATCCTGCGAGGGGGTGCAGAGCAGTTCATGGAGGAGACGGAACGGTCCCTGCACGATGCCATCATGATAGTCAGGAGAGCAATCAAGGTAAGGAGCAGTGGAGATACCTCCTTGCTGGATTGGCATTGGGGTTGTTGATCGGACCTGGCACAGCTGTAACTCCTTCTAGAAACGTTTTTCACGCACCAGCATTCGGCTGAGGTCTCTGTGGAGAGACCGGGAGCTCTCAGCCGGTAGAGTGGAGTGTGCAGACGGGCAGCGTCTGATTAACTCAAGTGCTGTTCCGTGGCCAAAGCAGCGTTGTCTCTGCAGTGTTGCCAGCTGCTTTTCAGGCACGCCTGGTTTTTGCCTTCTCTTCAGCACAGTTGTAACTTGTGCTTGCTGGGTTGTGGCGTGTTCTGTAAACACCTCCGTCCTAAAGGGAACACAAGATTTTGGGAACACAAGAGTCGGGTAGCTCTTCAGTGGGTTTGAATAGCGGGGTCGATCTCGTGTGCGTGTCGGCACCTGTTAAACccactttttccttctcttggtgACCGATCTGAGGGGGTCACTGTCCCCTGGCTGTGAAGGTAGGCTGGGAGCACCAAGAGAGGAGTCTGAGGCACATGTGAATGTGAGCTCTGCTTGTGGAGTTGCTGGTCCTGTGTGATAGATGCTGCCTAACCGCGGGTGTTTCTGGGTTATGCATAATAACGTGTTTTCTGGTTAAAAACAGCTTTGAGGCTGAGTGCCCTGGGGGGATGGGAAGAAGCACGTCAGGATTTTTGgaactgttttgcttttagaaagaacATCCTGATCTCCCTACTGAAACAAatagggagggggaaaaaatagcagaACTTGGCTATGAAGTGCTGCTGCAAATACCTTTAATTTTGAACGCTTTACAGAAGTGAGGGAAACTTGCCCCGCACAGGGGAGCTGTGGTCTGCCATTCCTCCCCTGGTACAGCATTCCCAAACCGCTCCTTTATCTTGTGCACAGCTGGAAAGAGCTGCCGGTAGCTGCCGCCGGAGGTTCTTGGCCTGTTTCTGGAGCTCCCAGCAAAGGTGGCAGGCGATCCCAGGCATGGCAGCAGCCTGGGCTAAAGATTCCCCTGCCTGGTGTGTCTACATCACCCTGATGTGCAACACACGCAGAAAAGGCGGCtttcctgctctctcccttcTTGGAACGAGAGTGAGAgtttcccctcttctttcagaACGACTCGGTTGTCGCCGGTGGTGGTGCGATAGAGATGGAGCTTTCCAAATACCTCCGGGATTACTCCAGGACCATTCCAggcaagcagcagctgctgataGGTGCTTACGCTAAAGCTCTCGAGATCATTCCCCGCCAGCTCTGCGACAACGCTGGCTTTGATGCCACCAACATACTGAACAAGCTCCGAGCCAAGCACGCGCAGGTGGGTGCCCACCTCTGAACCGAGGGCTGTCAGGGAGAGCCAGTAGTGtgtgtgatttctttctttctttcttttttttctttgagcctGACGGATCTGGTGTAATTCAGCTAAGCCCATGTTAGGCTTGTGTCCTCTTTGatttaaatgcagtgttttgttttcagatcaAGTGTGGGCTTGGTGTGGGTTTCTATAAAAGGAAATGATCTGGTTTCCCTTTGATCGCAGCTGTCGGGTGACTTCTAGAGCTGGgagttttgatttgctttttaaaaatgcatcatttgTCAGGAGGGAGGCTTCTATATTAAACATTAAAGTAATTCGAGTATAGAGATTGGCCGAGCTGTGTGTTTTCCAGAGGAGCTGCAGATTGAAGGTCCTGATTGCTTGCGATCGTTGCAGACCTCATGGAgcgtgtgcatgcatgcacacgcaGCCCTAATTCAGGCAGTTAGAGGTTGCCCCTTGGCTTCTCTCggaagcagctgctgctccgTGGGGTCACTCTCACCGCATTTCATCCTGCTGATGATTGTGGGGTTAGGGGGAGTGCCCTGAAATGAGTGGCCTGTATCTTGGGCTGCAAAAACTGGGGCTGTGGGTAGGGGAGTGAGACAGCAGTGGAGTGGAAGTCAGTCCTGTAAGGCTTCTACAGCTTCTTTCTGAAATGGAGCACGCCTCCTATTTTATGAGGCTTCGCTGGCACTGTTTGCTGACAACACAGGCTTTTTGTGGGTTCTTTTCTTTGCGTTGCCCTCAAATATTCTTCCTTCATACAGCAAGGTCCcgtctctgcctctccctgaaCGTCTGCGTGTCTTTGCTTCCCAATGCACTGGCCCCGAAGTCCTGACCAGCCCAATAACGAGaccctcttccctcttctctcccaccAGGGAGGTATGTGGTACGGCGTGGACGTGAACAACGAGGACATCGCCGATAACTTCGAGGCCTGCGTGTGGGAGCCAGCCATCGTGCGCATCAACGCGCTGACGGCAGCCTCCGAGGCCGCCTGCCTCATCGTCTCCGTGGACGAAACCATCAAGAACCCCCGTTCCACTGTGGACGCTGCGCCcagcgggcggggccgggggcgaggCAGGCCCCACAACCACTGAGACCCCGCTCCCTGTCGGTGGCGTGATGGGGGCTGGCGCTCTCTTCCAATGTGCAAAGTGAAAAAGAATTGGTTTCTAGCTTAATTAACGAGCCGTTTACCAGATGGTCATTTTGAGGGCTTACAGGCAACCACTGGCCTCGTTTAATTATAGAGTCAAACCTTGGCCTCGGCAGCGACAACCTCCTGCGAGATGCCCTGCCCCAACGCTTCCTGCACAGCACTGATCCCCTTAGGCTCTCCTCATCCTTCCGCTTGGAAGCCGTGCTGAGGGGAGCCCTCTTTAACGCTGGCAGGTAGTGCAGCGAGTGCGGGGTTTGTTTGTATTTATActcgggtttttttgttttgttttgtttttttgtttctttctgctggGGGTTTTGAACCCAGGCTCAAACACAATAAAAAGATGACTTTGTTTCAGTGGCAAACTGGGGTGTGCCTCTGTTCTCTGCTGCAGGGTGGTAGCTCATGGTTAGAGTTAAAAGGTTAACCTTTCAAACTGGTTTTTGTCCCGTTTTAAAAGCAGGTGCTGTGCTGGGAAGTGTACCCCAGTTCCCTGTGCTTCCGAGACAGATCCCCATTGCACTTGTTATCTCTCTTGGAGCTCTTCGCTATTGCTCAGTGacatttctgcttgcttttgcttAACAGGCCTCTTAAACCTCGCCTTTTGCTTCGTGGAACGTGGTTCAGGGCAGCGGCTGTGTCTGACCTCTCTGGCCCTGGTGAGGGGCTATGGGGAGGGGATCTGTGGGGCTGGTGGCGCTTCAGGGATGGATCCTGGCGCTTGGGGCGTCTCTGGCAGGAAAATTCTCTTGGGGAGGCTTGGGTCTGGTAGGTTGAAAGTGTTAATGGAAGATGGTGGAAGAAATGTGGTATCAAACCTTTGAGATCTCATTTAATTAGGCAGGTTGATGGTCCATTACACCACAAAATGTGTTACTTCTGCTTTGTTCGTAAAGCGCTGCCATGCAACAGCCAGTACGAGCCCTGTTAGAGGCGTAGAGGCATCTGGCACGTCCCTTAACGTGACCCCTGTGGCTGTTCATCTCCGCTGAAGCGCGTTTTGGCAGTGTGTGAGCGGTTGTACTGAAAAGTGAGCGCAGTTACAGCTTTCGTGTAAAACCCTCTCGGCGTTTGCTAGTGGTGACATTTAAAGATGAACACTCCCAAGAGAAAACACGGCTCTGCAGCCTGGGAGGGGTAGAGGCAGGACTAGTGGGGGCTGATCTTGTGTCCCTCTGGGCAGGCAGCCGGTGGGTTGCCCGTCGCAGATGGCAGATCCTCGGGGCCGAGGGTGTTTCCCCTCCAGCGGCAGGGAGCCGAAGGAACGtgtttcctcctgcctggctggTGGCAGCGTGGTCCCATCTCCcatttaccgcttgtggaagaaggggcaggagactcaagaagagtacagggatctcgttaggtcgtgcagagaggaaatgagaaaggcaaaagcccagctagaacgcaatctggccgctgtcgttaaagacaacaaaaaatgtttttacaaatatattaatgacaagagccaaggagaatctccatcctttattggatgcggggggaaacgtTGTCGCcaagggtgaggaaaaggctgaggtacttaatgccttctttgcctcagtctttaacaggcagacccgTTATCCTGGGTCAGGATACTGAGtacagggtactcagccccctgagctggaagacagggacggcgacaaggatgaaccccccgtaatccaagaggaagcagtcaatgacctgctgcgccacctggatgctcacaagtctatgaggccagatgggatccacccgagggtgctgagggagctggcggaggtgctcaccaagccgctctctatcatttatcagcagtcctggttaacaggggaggtcccggacgactggaggttggcaaatgtgacgcccatctacaagaagggccggaaggaggatccggggaactacaggcctgtcagcctgacctcggtgccggggaaggttatggagcagatggTCCtcagtgccatcacacggcacgaaCAGggcaaccaggtgatcaggcccagccagcacgggtttatgaaaggcaggtcctgcttgaccaacctgatctccttctatgaccaggtgacccacctagtggatgagggaaaggctgtggatgtggtctacctggacttcagcaaggcctttgacaccgtctcccacagcattctcctagagaagctggcggctcacggcttagacaggtggactctgcgctgggtcaaaaactggctggatggccgggcccagagagttgtggtgaatggagttacatccagttggcggccggtcacgagcggtgttccccagggctcagttttggggctggtcttgttcaatatctttatcaatgatctggacgaagggatcgagtgcaccctcagtcagtttgcagacgacaccaagttgggcgggagtgttgatctgctcgagggtaggaaggctctgcagagggacctggacaggctggatcgatgggcccaggccaactggatgaggttcaacaaggccaagtgccgggtcctgcacttcggccacaacaaccccatgcagcgctccaggcttggggaggagtggctggaaagctgcctgtcggaaaaggacctgggggtgctggttgacagccggctgaccatgagccggcagtgtgcccaggcggccaagaaggccaagggcatcctggcctgtatcagaaatagtgtggccagcaggagcagggcagtgatggtgcccctgtactcggccctggtgaggccgcacctcgaatactgtgttcagttttgggcccctcactccaagaaggatgtcgaggtgctggagcgtgtccagagaagggcaacgaggctggtgaggggtctggagaacaagtcttctgaggagcggctgagggaactggggttgtttagcctggagaaaaggaggctgaggggagacctcatcgctctccacaaccacctgaaaggaggttgtagcaaggtgggggtcggtctcttctcccaagtaacaagcgacaggacgagaggaaacggcctcaagttgcgccaggggaggtttagattggacgtgaggaaaaatgtctttactgaaagagcggttaaacattggaagaggctgcccagggaagtggtggagtccccatccctggaggtatttaaaagacgtgtagatgaggcacttagggacatggtttagtgggcatgggggtgttgggttgatggttggactcgatgatcttagaggtcttttccaacctcaatgattctatgatctccctGCACCCCAGGCTGCCTCACCCTGACCCGCCTGGCGAGGGTCTGGGAAGCTGGGGTTCCAGCTCTCGCCGTGATACTCTCGAACCTGTAAAGCCGATTCCCGACTCTGCGGGGTTGTAATCTGGGAACTGGGAATCCACCAGCCACCTGGGCTGTTTTCTCCACCAAAGATTAatcccccccctttccttttcctctttcttccaggACTGTTcagaaatcaaattttttttttttttttttcagcagagaacTGGCACAAAAACGTTCAAGCTCAACTTTTCCCTCTGCGATGGTCTAAGATCAGCTCCCTCCATTGCCAAAGGATGTGGGGACGGGGGGTCACGTCTCTCTCGGCCCCGCTGTGGGCTGTAAGCCCTCCCTTCGCCTGCCTCTGGCCTCTCCGGCACCATCTTGTGCTGCCGAATGCTCCCGTGCAGCCGAGACCTGGTACAGGCTGCCCCTGTACCCCGCTTTGTGCCCCATGGGGCTGGACCAACGCTCGTGGGCCCCGAAACCCCTGtgcctgcagggagagggagggaggtaGGAGGAGGGATGTCTCCAGTAAGCCCCAAACGGCAACTGGTCTCACTGGTTTGGTGCTGGAGCTGGCCAGGCCTGGCCTGGCTTCGATGTGGCCTCCAGGAGAGTGAAAACCCCACCTCGATCTCAAGAGTCTTTATTCAACGCGGAATCATAAAATAGCTctttacacactttttttttttttttttttttgtaattctttaAATACACATTGTTTACACTCGGCAAAGTTTCAAAGCAACAACATCAAAGTGCGTCTACAGGTGATAGTACCAACCAAAGTGCTAAAA
This region of Aptenodytes patagonicus chromosome 4, bAptPat1.pri.cur, whole genome shotgun sequence genomic DNA includes:
- the CCT7 gene encoding T-complex protein 1 subunit eta, yielding MMPTPVILLKEGTDTSQGIPQLVSNINACQVIAEAVRTTLGPRGMDKLIVDDRGKATISNDGATILKLLDVVHPAAKTLVDIAKSQDAEVGDGTTSVTLLAAEFLKQVKPYVEEGLHPQIIIRAFRTATQLAVNKIKDIAVAVKKEDKDEQRSLLEKCAATALSSKLISQSKEFFSKMVVDAVMMLDDLLQLKMIGIKKVQGGALEDSQLVAGVAFKKTFSYAGFEMQPKKYQSPKIALLNVELELKAEKDNAEVRVNTVEDYQAIVDAEWNILYDKLDKIHKSGAKVVLSKLPIGDVATQYFADRDMFCAGRVPEEDLKRTMMACGGSIQTSVNALSDDVLGRCELFEETQIGGERYNFFTGCPKAKTCTIILRGGAEQFMEETERSLHDAIMIVRRAIKNDSVVAGGGAIEMELSKYLRDYSRTIPGKQQLLIGAYAKALEIIPRQLCDNAGFDATNILNKLRAKHAQGGMWYGVDVNNEDIADNFEACVWEPAIVRINALTAASEAACLIVSVDETIKNPRSTVDAAPSGRGRGRGRPHNH